GCACCCAGGTATCGCTGCTGTCCTGCTTCTTGTCGTTGCGGACCGCGACATACATCGAGCCCCAGGTGTGGCTGTCGAACGCGGCATAGAGGTCGATGCCGGGAACGACGTCCTGGCGGTCGCCGTCGATGACCGAGAGCCGGCCCTGCCGGGCGAGATCGACCGCGCGCATGATGTCGCCCGGGTCGGTGGCGGCCATCAGCCATTTGAACTGGGGTCCCATCGACATGGCCCAGATCCACTTCGAAAGCTCCTTCTCCTGGATATGGAAGGTCGCCTTCGGGAAGTCGTCGGTGCCGCCGAGATGGTCGAAATGGGCATGGGTGATGAAGACGTCAGAGACCTGCTCCGGCGTGACGCCGCATTCGGCGAGCACCGTCCTGGCCGGATGCCAGTTCTCGACGCCGAAATTCCGGGCCATCACGCCGCCATAGTCCTTGTTGTTGTAGCCGACATCGACCATGGCGGCGCCGTTCGGGCCCTTGATCAGGACGTAGCAATAGGGAAGCTTCCGATATCCTTCGTTATGCGCACCATAGATGACGCCGCTCTGGTGGTACTTCTTGACGTAGCTGTATTCGAGAACCCAGATCGAGTAAGCACCCATTGTCCTCTTCCTCTCTTCCGATCTCGTTCGCGTTTCAGTATCTCGCCGGTTCCTGGCCGGGGACGGCGCAGCAGGCGTTCTGGAAATCGATCAGCTCGAACCCCGGCAGCGCCGCCGCCGCCCATTGCAGATGCCGATAGCCGGCCCTCAGCGGCGCCAGCGCGGCATCGACATCGCGCCGGCCCGCCGCATAGTGGTGCATGCTCGCGCCGGCCTGCTGCAGCGCGATCCCGATCACCTGCGCCGCCTCGCTCAGATGGCGGTGATGATGACGCGCCCGCGCCGGCACCGTCGCCGATGCGATCGCATCGATGGCCTCGGCCCGCGCCTGGCGGGCCGCCTCGAGCATGGCGTGTTCCTGCGTGATCGACTTTGCGCCCGATGCCGCCAGGGCCAGAAGCCCGGCCAGCTGGCTGGCGGCCCGGCGCAGACCGTCGAACGCCTGGCGCGTCGCCAGGACATAGGCGAC
The nucleotide sequence above comes from Hypericibacter terrae. Encoded proteins:
- a CDS encoding N-acyl homoserine lactonase family protein — protein: MGAYSIWVLEYSYVKKYHQSGVIYGAHNEGYRKLPYCYVLIKGPNGAAMVDVGYNNKDYGGVMARNFGVENWHPARTVLAECGVTPEQVSDVFITHAHFDHLGGTDDFPKATFHIQEKELSKWIWAMSMGPQFKWLMAATDPGDIMRAVDLARQGRLSVIDGDRQDVVPGIDLYAAFDSHTWGSMYVAVRNDKKQDSSDTWVLAGDLVYCFENLRGRKEGDNTYIPVGLAVGSQTNLLLTTHKMLGLVGHEVKRVIPIHEEGLKDTFPSRITKEGLRITELCLGEGETSRVH